The window AAAGTCCTTTTGTTGATGTAGTACTTTTCAACGTAATCTTTATAGTTAAGCTTTAATACATATGCACTATCCTTTTCATTATTCTCTTCTGCAAATTTTATTACAGCTCCAAAGACTTGTTTACGTAAATACAAATCGAATCCATATACCCTGTTAACCCAATTACCTTTTACATCAGATTGGGAAGGGAAGTTTGACACATACTTATCACCCGAAAGCAAAGAATATCTTGGTTTGAAATAATCTGCACCCAAGATCATCCTCATTTGCTCAGTTACTTCAAAGAGAAAACTATTCTTTAACTGATTGGGGTATTTAAACCAAAGCTTGTTATTTGCTTTCATACCCGGCAAAGACTGAACATACTCAAAATACAACCCTTGCATTTTTAATTTTTCCGCACCGATAGCCTGAAAGTGCTTTTCTAAAATGCCCTCTGTATTTTTTGCATATAATTCCTCATCAAAAATGGCACTGATCTCCTTTTTATTTTGCGGTTTCATCATGTTATCAGAAATAATATTGCCAGCAGCGTCAATCAATAAATACCGAGGAATAGCATCTACTATATAAGCTTTCGGAAATGGATTTCTGAAATCACCTTCTGCATGCAATACATATCCATGAAGGTCTTCTTCTTTTACGGCTTTCAACCAATCTTCTTTTGATCTGTCAAGAGATACACTTAAAAAAACCACATCCTTACCCTCATAAGCTTTTTCCAACTCGCGCTGGTAAGGGATTTGTGCTCGGCATGGCGCACACCAGGATGCCCAGAAATCAACAAAAACCATTTTCCCTTTAAAATCATCAAGACGATACACTTTACCTGAGGCATCCTGTAATGTAAAATCAAAAGCACGCTTTCTAGCCTTACTTAAATCAGGTAGCTTATTCTTAGTCAACTGGGACAAACGATCTGCATAAAAGTCGCGTACAAATTGATCAGAATTATTCAGTAAGAAATCAACATAAGCTTGATTCTTTAGCCCATTAACCGCTAGCTCAATTTTTAATTTTTCACCATAAAGGTAATTTTTGAGTCCTTGGTCTGTTATGTACTTCTGGATTGCCTCAGCTGCAATAAACTGACTGATATTCTTTTGCTTAATTGCATCAAACGAAATACCATACTTCTCTAAGGTTCTAGCTGCATATGCATTTGTCAAGTCTGTTACATATTCCTTCATAAACGGAATATTAACTACTGTTCTTCCAAGTTTTGCCGCTTGTAAATACCTAAGGTTACTTTCTATTGTTACTAATGACATTGTATCAATTTCCGTAAATCTTCTTAATACAAGTTTAGACAACTGCATATCCTGTTTGAATTTTGGAATAGCATTTA is drawn from Chitinophagales bacterium and contains these coding sequences:
- a CDS encoding redoxin family protein yields the protein MKKYIHLLFVGLSLSISLIAQEAVVAGKLTGPIAKMVKEVQMIRDGKMQKFTVDSTNQQFSGKLKLHEPQFVEIKAGNTQSQYYYLVPGESFNITIDKPSLQQSVISISGNAKGSKLQTIYQSYYKALEATGIDLSIRDWHQILFLDNSPLNKAEVSLDAAMKAESPLVNAIPKFKQDMQLSKLVLRRFTEIDTMSLVTIESNLRYLQAAKLGRTVVNIPFMKEYVTDLTNAYAARTLEKYGISFDAIKQKNISQFIAAEAIQKYITDQGLKNYLYGEKLKIELAVNGLKNQAYVDFLLNNSDQFVRDFYADRLSQLTKNKLPDLSKARKRAFDFTLQDASGKVYRLDDFKGKMVFVDFWASWCAPCRAQIPYQRELEKAYEGKDVVFLSVSLDRSKEDWLKAVKEEDLHGYVLHAEGDFRNPFPKAYIVDAIPRYLLIDAAGNIISDNMMKPQNKKEISAIFDEELYAKNTEGILEKHFQAIGAEKLKMQGLYFEYVQSLPGMKANNKLWFKYPNQLKNSFLFEVTEQMRMILGADYFKPRYSLLSGDKYVSNFPSQSDVKGNWVNRVYGFDLYLRKQVFGAVIKFAEENNEKDSAYVLKLNYKDYVEKYYINKRTFLIDKFVLFSNKLEPRKGGGFFETFTTYSDYRNIQGVMIPFKVNQANILSIKLDKAELKPMESSIFDTNQILNNQ